A part of Gemmatimonadales bacterium genomic DNA contains:
- a CDS encoding ABC transporter ATP-binding protein produces the protein MAEPTPAKPKVNYKAAWAEAREVVWDYRFRLALGLCLMLLSRLAGLVLPASSKYLIDDVIGKQHAQLLPWIALAVGVATLVQAVTGFALSQVLGVAAQRAITDMRKRVQAHVARLPVSYFDSTKTGVLISRIMSDAEGIRNLVGTGLVQLVGGFVTAAIAVGVLFWLNWKLTAVTLTVLIIFG, from the coding sequence ATGGCTGAACCCACCCCCGCAAAACCGAAGGTCAATTACAAGGCCGCGTGGGCCGAAGCCCGCGAGGTCGTCTGGGACTATCGCTTCCGCCTGGCACTCGGCCTGTGCCTGATGCTGCTGAGCCGTCTGGCCGGGCTCGTCCTGCCCGCCTCCTCCAAATACCTCATCGACGACGTGATCGGGAAGCAGCACGCCCAGCTGCTGCCGTGGATCGCCTTGGCGGTCGGCGTGGCCACACTGGTGCAGGCCGTGACCGGCTTCGCCCTCTCGCAAGTGCTTGGCGTCGCCGCGCAGCGGGCCATCACCGACATGCGGAAGCGGGTCCAGGCCCACGTGGCCCGGCTCCCGGTCAGCTATTTCGATTCGACGAAGACGGGCGTGCTGATCTCGCGGATCATGTCGGACGCGGAGGGCATCCGGAACCTGGTCGGAACCGGCCTGGTGCAACTGGTCGGCGGGTTCGTGACCGCGGCCATCGCGGTGGGCGTGCTCTTCTGGCTCAACTGGAAACTCACCGCCGTCACGCTTACCGTCCTGATCATTTTCGGC